A single window of Cytobacillus dafuensis DNA harbors:
- a CDS encoding chemotaxis protein CheA, with translation MDMNQYLEVFIEESKEHLQACNEQLLELEKNPEDITIVNEIFRSAHTLKGMSATMGYEDLAKLTHQMENVLDAIRNHKIKFNPEILDVVFLAVDDLEAMVQSIAEGGDGKRDVSDVVAKLLLIEKGESPSQTAAKSEVAATIADPVQKNIKSVYDEFELTVLQQSKEQGFETFEITVSLREDCLLKAARVFMVFEIMEKIGEVIKSTPSVEQLEEEQFDREFTVTIVSKDIKEDIQKKVMKVSEVDSVEVNLLTMEDLRSSEKEPIEAELPNSVNDTEKEIQDNSESKKQEEKKAATSSSSSKQSSKTIRVNIERLDILMNLFEELVIDRGRLEQISRDLNNQVLHETVERMTRISGDLQNIILNMRMVPVETVFNRFPRMVRQLARDLNKQINLEIIGAETELDRTVIDEIGDPLVHLIRNALDHGVETPEIRKANGKSEEGTVILKAYHSGNHVFIEIEDDGAGINREKVLAKAIKKGIVTEQSAASMSDKQVFELILASGFSTADKISDVSGRGVGLDVVKSTIESLGGSITIDSTHGKGSIFSIQLPLTLSIISVMLTEIQKEKYAIPLSSIIETAIVKKSDILNAHNQRVIDFRGKVVPLLFLKEIFDVPVFEEEDEFYSVVIVRKGDKMAGLVVDSFIGQQEVVLKSLGNYLTNVFAISGATILGDGQVALIVDCNALIK, from the coding sequence ATGGATATGAACCAATATTTAGAAGTATTTATTGAAGAAAGCAAAGAACATTTACAAGCATGTAATGAGCAACTTTTAGAGTTGGAGAAAAATCCAGAGGATATTACCATTGTAAATGAAATTTTTCGTTCAGCCCATACGTTAAAAGGAATGTCAGCAACAATGGGTTATGAAGATCTCGCTAAGCTTACTCATCAAATGGAAAATGTCCTTGATGCAATTCGTAATCACAAAATTAAATTTAATCCTGAAATTCTTGATGTTGTTTTCCTAGCTGTTGATGATTTAGAAGCTATGGTTCAGTCTATTGCAGAAGGTGGCGATGGGAAAAGAGATGTATCAGACGTCGTCGCAAAACTATTATTAATTGAAAAAGGGGAGAGCCCTAGCCAAACAGCTGCCAAATCAGAAGTAGCAGCTACCATTGCGGATCCAGTTCAGAAGAATATCAAAAGTGTATATGACGAATTTGAACTAACAGTCCTCCAACAGTCAAAAGAACAAGGTTTCGAAACATTCGAAATAACCGTTTCATTACGAGAAGATTGCTTATTAAAAGCAGCAAGAGTATTTATGGTTTTTGAAATTATGGAAAAAATTGGAGAAGTCATTAAATCAACCCCTTCCGTAGAGCAGTTGGAGGAGGAGCAATTTGATCGTGAATTTACTGTTACCATTGTCTCAAAGGATATTAAGGAAGACATTCAAAAGAAGGTAATGAAGGTTTCTGAGGTGGATAGCGTAGAGGTAAATCTACTAACGATGGAAGATCTTCGGTCATCTGAAAAAGAACCTATCGAGGCTGAGCTACCTAATAGTGTTAATGATACTGAAAAGGAAATTCAGGATAATAGTGAGTCTAAGAAGCAGGAGGAGAAAAAGGCAGCAACATCCTCATCCTCTTCGAAACAAAGCAGCAAGACTATTAGGGTAAATATTGAAAGACTTGATATTTTAATGAATTTATTCGAAGAATTAGTTATAGACCGAGGCCGTCTTGAGCAAATTTCACGTGATTTAAATAATCAAGTGCTTCACGAAACTGTGGAACGCATGACAAGAATTTCAGGTGATTTACAAAATATTATTTTAAATATGAGAATGGTACCTGTTGAAACAGTATTTAATCGATTCCCGCGTATGGTACGACAATTAGCACGTGATTTAAATAAGCAGATAAACCTTGAAATTATTGGAGCAGAAACAGAACTTGACAGGACAGTAATAGATGAAATCGGAGATCCATTAGTACATTTAATCAGAAATGCATTGGATCATGGAGTTGAAACTCCTGAAATTAGAAAGGCAAACGGAAAAAGCGAAGAAGGTACGGTTATACTAAAGGCTTATCATAGCGGAAACCATGTATTTATTGAAATAGAAGATGATGGTGCTGGAATAAATAGAGAAAAAGTGTTAGCCAAAGCGATTAAAAAGGGAATTGTTACGGAGCAGTCTGCTGCATCTATGAGTGATAAGCAAGTTTTTGAATTAATTCTTGCTTCAGGTTTTTCCACTGCGGATAAGATTTCGGATGTATCTGGACGTGGAGTAGGGCTTGATGTTGTTAAGAGTACAATTGAATCATTGGGTGGATCCATTACTATTGATTCAACTCATGGAAAAGGGTCGATTTTTTCTATTCAATTACCGCTTACATTATCAATTATTTCTGTCATGCTTACAGAAATACAAAAAGAAAAATACGCTATTCCTCTTTCTTCGATTATTGAGACAGCAATTGTTAAAAAATCAGATATTTTAAATGCCCATAATCAAAGAGTAATTGATTTTAGAGGGAAAGTTGTTCCACTTTTATTCCTAAAAGAGATTTTCGATGTACCTGTTTTTGAAGAAGAGGATGAATTCTATTCTGTTGTAATCGTTAGAAAAGGTGACAAAATGGCAGGACTTGTGGTTGACTCTTTTATCGGACAACAGGAAGTTGTTTTAAAATCATTAGGAAATTATTTAACGAATGTATTTGCTATTTCAGGTGCAACTATACTTGGTGATGGCCAAGTAGCATTAATCGTTGATTGTAATGCCTTAATTAAATAA
- a CDS encoding chemotaxis protein CheW gives MTQAIASEIKLIVFQLNTKEYAIPVNQVRSIEKVEHITRVPHTDKFVKGVLNLRGVITPIIDLRSRFELDESSYSDSTRVIIVGFNELEVGFIVDLANDVIDIPVNSIEPPPEVVGVKEAEYINGVAKIGKRLLILIDLEKILKIEERSSIQGIEG, from the coding sequence ATGACTCAAGCCATTGCCTCTGAAATTAAATTAATAGTTTTTCAGCTTAATACGAAAGAATATGCTATTCCTGTAAACCAAGTTCGATCTATAGAAAAGGTCGAACATATTACGAGGGTACCTCATACTGATAAATTTGTGAAAGGGGTATTAAATCTTCGTGGAGTTATTACACCAATAATCGATCTTCGCAGTAGATTTGAACTGGATGAATCTAGTTATTCTGACAGCACTCGTGTTATTATTGTTGGGTTTAATGAATTAGAAGTTGGCTTTATAGTAGATTTGGCAAATGATGTTATTGATATTCCTGTTAATTCAATCGAGCCTCCTCCAGAGGTTGTTGGAGTAAAAGAAGCAGAATATATTAATGGCGTTGCAAAGATCGGAAAAAGATTATTAATCCTAATTGATCTTGAGAAGATATTAAAAATTGAAGAACGATCAAGTATTCAAGGGATTGAAGGATAA
- a CDS encoding chemotaxis protein CheC, translating into MSFIKNISSMHLDILKEIGNIGAGHAATALSKLLNKKIDMKVPDVRVVSFDEMMNMMGGADNVVAGVFLRIEGDAPGSMFFVLPIEQATHFIQEMIGDESFNLELPPYNEIGISAFQELGNILSGSYLSSLSDFTNLSLYPSVPSLSIDMAGAIISYGLIELSQVSDYAIVIDTALNDDEGIDLESVKGHFFLLPDPESFETIFTSLGVPQND; encoded by the coding sequence ATGAGTTTTATTAAAAACATTTCATCCATGCATTTAGATATTTTGAAAGAGATTGGTAATATTGGAGCTGGTCATGCGGCTACTGCTCTTTCAAAATTGCTGAATAAAAAAATTGATATGAAAGTTCCAGACGTCCGTGTCGTTTCGTTTGATGAAATGATGAATATGATGGGTGGAGCAGATAATGTAGTTGCCGGAGTATTTCTAAGAATTGAAGGAGATGCACCCGGAAGTATGTTCTTTGTTCTACCTATTGAACAAGCAACACATTTTATTCAAGAAATGATTGGGGATGAAAGTTTCAATCTTGAATTGCCACCATATAACGAAATAGGCATATCAGCATTTCAGGAACTTGGCAATATTTTATCTGGCTCATATTTGTCTTCGTTATCTGATTTTACTAATTTATCATTATATCCTTCTGTCCCATCTCTTAGTATTGACATGGCGGGTGCAATCATTAGTTATGGATTGATAGAATTATCACAAGTTAGTGATTATGCAATTGTCATTGATACAGCATTAAATGATGATGAAGGAATAGATTTAGAATCCGTAAAGGGACATTTTTTCTTATTGCCGGATCCAGAATCGTTTGAAACGATTTTTACATCATTGGGAGTTCCACAAAATGATTGA
- a CDS encoding chemotaxis protein CheD produces the protein MIECKNIIKVGIADMNIVKKPDIIRTSGLGSCVGVVIFDQSKEIAGLAHIMLPDSSLAKAGSLNIAKYADTALKDLVSKLIHNGARAYSLKAKIAGGAQMFHFSSGSDIMRIGPRNVEAVKTELSALKISIIAEDVGGNSGRTIEFDPQTCLLHIRTVNKGVREI, from the coding sequence ATGATTGAATGTAAAAATATTATTAAAGTTGGAATTGCAGATATGAATATCGTTAAAAAACCAGATATAATCCGGACTTCTGGTTTAGGTTCATGTGTTGGAGTTGTTATTTTTGATCAATCGAAGGAAATAGCAGGACTTGCTCATATCATGCTTCCTGATTCTTCACTTGCTAAAGCTGGATCTTTGAATATAGCAAAATATGCTGATACGGCTTTGAAGGATCTTGTATCAAAGTTAATACATAACGGTGCAAGAGCCTATTCCTTGAAAGCTAAAATTGCAGGCGGGGCACAAATGTTTCATTTTTCTTCAGGCAGTGATATTATGCGGATTGGTCCAAGGAATGTAGAAGCGGTAAAAACTGAGTTATCAGCATTAAAAATTAGCATTATTGCGGAGGATGTCGGTGGGAATAGCGGGAGAACTATTGAATTCGATCCACAAACATGCCTTTTGCATATTCGTACTGTTAATAAGGGAGTACGGGAAATTTAA
- a CDS encoding FliA/WhiG family RNA polymerase sigma factor, whose protein sequence is MSLQTTEEQTYWQNWVNLRDTQAGDFLVRKYMPLVSYHVQRISVGLPKNVSRDDLRSLGMMGLYDALEKFDPNRDLKFDTYASFRIRGAILDGLRKEDWLPRNTREKAKRIDAAIEKLEQRLMRNASIQEISIELNMSEEEVQSVINEHFFANILSIDEKLNDQDEKEGQSHIIKDDRADIPHEKIVKDEMIRELVETITYLNEKEQLVISLFYSEELTLTEIGQVMNLSTSRISQIHTKAIFKLRNALKKVF, encoded by the coding sequence ATGTCGCTTCAAACGACAGAGGAACAAACATATTGGCAAAATTGGGTTAACTTACGTGATACTCAAGCAGGAGATTTTCTAGTAAGAAAATATATGCCCCTAGTAAGTTATCATGTTCAGCGCATTTCTGTAGGGCTTCCTAAAAATGTGTCGCGTGATGATTTACGAAGCCTTGGAATGATGGGTTTATATGATGCCCTGGAAAAATTTGATCCAAACCGTGATCTGAAATTTGATACATATGCTTCCTTCCGAATTCGTGGCGCTATACTTGATGGTTTAAGAAAAGAGGATTGGCTACCTCGTAATACGAGAGAGAAGGCAAAAAGAATAGATGCAGCCATTGAAAAGCTTGAGCAGCGTCTGATGCGAAATGCCAGTATCCAGGAGATTTCAATTGAGCTTAATATGAGTGAAGAAGAGGTCCAGTCGGTCATAAATGAACACTTCTTCGCTAATATTTTATCAATTGATGAAAAACTTAATGACCAGGATGAAAAAGAGGGACAATCCCATATTATTAAAGATGATCGGGCAGATATTCCTCATGAAAAAATTGTAAAGGATGAAATGATCCGAGAATTGGTGGAAACGATTACATATTTAAATGAAAAAGAGCAGCTCGTTATCAGCTTATTTTATAGTGAAGAATTAACCTTAACGGAGATTGGACAAGTAATGAATCTATCTACATCTAGAATTTCTCAAATTCATACAAAGGCCATTTTTAAATTAAGGAATGCTTTAAAAAAGGTTTTTTAA
- a CDS encoding DUF342 domain-containing protein, producing the protein MEEYYRVTISKDRLIAKLDLILTLENDFTIERNEIINFLSKEKIIYGINEDLINKISEDPRSINYPVIIAEGNAQKDGIDAYLLNEVRHDKSEGREKFNFRKVLEIPSVSSGQILATIVPPTPGSDGTDVFGNKIASKNGKPIKIRPGKNVILNGTSFYSTSEGQLSLTNKMISVNPIFEVNGDLDLKTGNIEFIGNVIVRGNVPSGYEIKAGGDVTIYGLVEGVTIKAEGNIIVSGGVTGGNKAFLTAGGNIQAAYINQSFLQAGQDIIISNYILHSNVQAGNSIQCKSALVIGGILKARNDIHVKEVGNHLYTKTDLQATIDSSFDERERELQAEKSKLIESFEKLSSIEQRIQEIEKRTGNLSTEQRTIILKQRSTKYHINEQLTKVNDELEQIKEERNEKIISTIYIYETIHPNTTLHFGKYAMQIQQKHSAVKFSFLNGEIVSDPIR; encoded by the coding sequence ATGGAGGAGTATTATCGAGTTACTATTTCCAAGGATCGATTAATAGCAAAGTTAGACTTGATTCTCACACTAGAAAATGACTTTACTATAGAAAGAAATGAAATCATTAATTTTCTATCTAAAGAAAAAATAATTTATGGCATAAATGAAGACCTGATAAATAAAATCTCGGAGGATCCACGATCCATAAATTATCCTGTCATCATCGCCGAAGGTAATGCTCAAAAAGACGGCATAGATGCATATCTTCTTAATGAAGTTCGTCATGATAAGAGTGAAGGAAGAGAAAAATTTAATTTTCGAAAAGTATTAGAAATTCCTTCTGTCTCTAGCGGTCAAATTCTAGCTACGATTGTCCCACCTACGCCGGGAAGTGATGGGACTGATGTATTCGGAAATAAGATTGCTTCCAAAAACGGAAAACCAATTAAAATCCGTCCTGGGAAAAATGTTATCTTAAACGGAACAAGTTTTTATTCAACCTCAGAGGGGCAGTTAAGCTTAACAAACAAAATGATATCTGTAAATCCAATTTTTGAAGTTAATGGAGATTTAGATTTAAAGACTGGGAATATTGAATTTATAGGGAATGTTATCGTTCGAGGAAATGTTCCAAGCGGATACGAGATTAAAGCTGGTGGCGATGTTACAATTTATGGTTTAGTTGAAGGAGTAACGATTAAAGCTGAAGGCAACATTATTGTTTCAGGAGGAGTGACTGGAGGAAATAAAGCCTTTTTAACTGCTGGAGGCAATATACAGGCAGCCTATATTAATCAATCGTTTTTGCAAGCTGGACAAGATATCATTATTAGTAACTATATATTGCATAGCAATGTACAAGCGGGTAATTCAATTCAATGCAAAAGTGCCCTTGTCATTGGTGGGATTTTGAAAGCTAGAAATGATATACATGTAAAGGAAGTTGGAAACCATTTATATACTAAAACAGACTTGCAGGCTACGATTGATTCTTCATTTGATGAAAGAGAACGTGAGCTCCAGGCGGAAAAGTCTAAATTAATTGAGAGTTTCGAAAAATTATCCAGTATTGAGCAAAGGATACAAGAAATTGAAAAAAGGACTGGAAACCTTTCCACTGAGCAAAGAACGATCATATTAAAACAAAGATCTACTAAATACCATATCAATGAGCAGCTTACTAAAGTAAATGATGAACTTGAGCAAATTAAAGAAGAAAGAAACGAAAAAATAATATCCACCATTTATATATATGAAACAATCCATCCTAATACTACGTTGCACTTTGGAAAATATGCAATGCAAATACAGCAAAAGCATTCAGCCGTAAAATTTTCATTTTTAAATGGAGAAATAGTTTCAGATCCAATACGATAA
- the rpsB gene encoding 30S ribosomal protein S2, whose amino-acid sequence MSVISMKQLLEAGVHFGHQTRRWNPKMKKYIFTERNGIYIIDLQKTVKKVEEAYNFVKELAGNGGTILFVGTKKQAQDSVKEEAIRSGMYYVNQRWLGGTLTNFETIQKRIARLKDIERMAEDGTFEVLPKKEVVQLKKEQERLEKFLGGIKDMKSIPDALFIIDPRKERIAVAEAHKLNIPIVGIVDTNCDPDEIDVVIPANDDAIRAVKLLTAKMADAILEAKQGEEVTTA is encoded by the coding sequence ATGTCAGTAATCTCAATGAAGCAATTGCTTGAAGCTGGTGTACACTTCGGTCACCAAACTCGCCGTTGGAACCCTAAAATGAAAAAATATATTTTCACAGAGCGTAACGGCATCTATATCATCGATCTTCAAAAAACAGTTAAAAAGGTTGAAGAAGCTTATAACTTCGTGAAGGAGCTTGCTGGTAACGGCGGTACAATCCTTTTCGTTGGTACTAAAAAACAAGCTCAAGATTCTGTTAAGGAAGAAGCAATTCGTTCAGGTATGTACTACGTGAACCAACGCTGGTTAGGTGGTACTTTAACAAACTTCGAAACAATCCAAAAGCGTATTGCACGTCTAAAAGACATTGAAAGAATGGCTGAAGACGGTACTTTCGAAGTACTTCCTAAAAAAGAAGTTGTTCAATTGAAAAAAGAGCAAGAGCGCTTAGAAAAATTCTTAGGCGGAATCAAAGATATGAAGTCTATTCCAGACGCTTTATTTATCATTGACCCACGCAAAGAGCGTATTGCTGTTGCAGAAGCACATAAATTAAACATTCCAATCGTAGGTATTGTAGATACAAACTGTGATCCGGATGAAATTGATGTTGTAATTCCAGCAAACGATGATGCTATTCGTGCTGTTAAACTTTTAACAGCTAAAATGGCAGATGCTATCCTTGAAGCAAAACAAGGTGAAGAAGTTACAACTGCTTAA
- the tsf gene encoding translation elongation factor Ts, translated as MAITAQMVKELREKTGAGMMDCKKALQETDGDMEKAIDFLREKGIAKAAKKGDRIAAEGLTAIKVEGNAAVILEVNSETDFVAKNEGFQVLVKELAEHLLTKKPATVEEAYGQEMANGATVETHINTAIAKIGEKLTLRRFEIKTKNDSDAFGAYLHMGGRISVLTVLEGTTDEDAAKDVSMHIAALNPKYVSRDQVSQEEVERERQVLTQQALNEGKPENIVAKMVEGRISKYFEDVCVNDQAFVKNPDQKVGKFIESKGGKIREFVRFEVGEGLEKREDNFAEEVMSQVKK; from the coding sequence ATGGCAATTACTGCTCAAATGGTTAAAGAACTTCGTGAAAAAACTGGCGCTGGAATGATGGATTGTAAAAAGGCACTACAAGAAACAGATGGTGATATGGAAAAAGCTATCGACTTCCTTCGTGAAAAAGGTATCGCTAAGGCTGCTAAAAAAGGTGACCGTATTGCAGCTGAAGGACTTACAGCTATTAAAGTTGAAGGAAATGCAGCTGTTATTCTCGAAGTGAACTCAGAGACAGATTTCGTTGCAAAGAACGAGGGCTTCCAAGTTCTTGTTAAAGAATTAGCTGAACATCTTCTTACAAAAAAACCTGCTACTGTTGAAGAAGCATATGGACAAGAAATGGCTAATGGTGCAACTGTTGAAACTCACATTAATACAGCAATCGCAAAAATTGGAGAGAAGTTAACACTTCGCCGTTTTGAAATCAAAACAAAAAATGATAGCGATGCTTTTGGTGCATACTTGCATATGGGCGGCCGCATTAGTGTATTAACTGTCCTTGAAGGTACAACTGATGAAGACGCAGCTAAAGATGTATCAATGCATATTGCAGCTCTTAACCCTAAATATGTATCTCGTGACCAAGTTTCACAAGAAGAAGTAGAGCGTGAGCGCCAAGTATTAACACAACAGGCTCTAAATGAAGGCAAGCCTGAAAATATCGTTGCGAAAATGGTTGAAGGCCGTATTAGCAAATATTTTGAAGATGTTTGTGTAAATGATCAAGCATTTGTTAAAAATCCAGATCAAAAAGTTGGCAAATTTATTGAATCAAAAGGTGGAAAAATTCGCGAGTTTGTACGCTTTGAAGTTGGAGAAGGCTTAGAAAAGCGCGAAGACAATTTTGCTGAAGAAGTAATGAGCCAAGTTAAAAAATAA
- the pyrH gene encoding UMP kinase — MSNPKYKRVVLKLSGEALAGEQGFGINPAVIKSVASQVKDLAQLGVEVAVVVGGGNIWRGKIGEEMGMDRANADYMGMLATVMNSLALQDSLEQIGIETRVQTSIEMRQVAEPYIRRKAIRHLEKKRVVIFAAGTGNPYFSTDTTAALRAAEIEAEVILMAKNNVDGVYSADPRIDKNAKKYEELSYLDVLKEGLAVMDSTASSLCMDNNIPLIVFSIMEQGNINRAVMGEKIGTIVRGKK, encoded by the coding sequence ATGAGCAACCCAAAATACAAACGCGTTGTCTTAAAATTGAGTGGAGAAGCTTTAGCAGGAGAACAAGGCTTTGGAATAAACCCTGCCGTTATAAAATCAGTAGCATCACAAGTTAAAGATTTAGCTCAATTAGGGGTAGAGGTTGCTGTAGTTGTTGGTGGTGGAAATATTTGGCGCGGAAAAATCGGAGAAGAAATGGGTATGGACAGAGCAAATGCAGATTATATGGGGATGCTCGCCACTGTGATGAACTCTTTAGCTCTTCAAGATAGTCTTGAACAGATAGGTATAGAGACAAGGGTGCAAACATCTATAGAAATGAGACAAGTTGCAGAACCATATATTCGAAGAAAGGCGATTCGCCATCTAGAGAAAAAAAGAGTAGTCATTTTTGCTGCTGGTACTGGAAACCCATATTTTTCAACTGATACTACTGCTGCTTTGCGTGCAGCTGAAATTGAAGCTGAAGTTATTTTGATGGCGAAAAACAATGTAGATGGAGTCTATTCCGCAGACCCACGCATCGATAAAAATGCCAAAAAATATGAAGAGCTGTCATATCTCGATGTATTAAAAGAAGGTTTAGCTGTTATGGATTCAACAGCATCATCTCTATGCATGGATAATAATATTCCATTAATTGTTTTCTCTATTATGGAACAAGGAAACATTAATAGAGCAGTTATGGGTGAAAAAATTGGTACAATAGTGAGGGGGAAAAAATAA
- the frr gene encoding ribosome recycling factor, translating to MPKQVIANTKERMTKAISAYSRELASIRAGRANASLLDRITVDYYGAPTPVNQLAGISVPEARLLVIQPYDKSILGDIEKAILKSDIGLTPSNDGSIIRLSIPQLTEERRKELVKQVKKESEEAKIAVRNVRRDANDDLKKLEKNGDITEDDLRGYSEDIQKLTDEQIAKIDSITKDKEKEVLEV from the coding sequence ATGCCAAAACAAGTTATTGCTAATACAAAGGAAAGAATGACAAAAGCAATTTCAGCTTATTCACGTGAGCTAGCTTCAATTCGTGCGGGTAGAGCTAATGCATCTTTACTTGATAGAATTACGGTAGACTATTATGGTGCACCAACACCTGTTAACCAGTTAGCAGGAATATCTGTACCTGAAGCGCGTCTTCTTGTCATTCAGCCATATGATAAATCAATTCTTGGTGATATTGAAAAAGCAATTCTTAAATCAGATATCGGCTTAACTCCTTCTAATGATGGAAGTATTATCAGACTTTCAATTCCGCAGCTGACAGAAGAGCGACGTAAAGAACTTGTAAAACAAGTAAAAAAAGAATCAGAAGAAGCAAAAATTGCAGTTCGTAACGTCCGTCGTGATGCTAATGATGATTTAAAAAAGCTTGAGAAAAATGGCGACATCACAGAAGATGATTTGCGTGGATACTCTGAGGATATTCAAAAACTAACTGATGAGCAAATTGCAAAAATCGATTCAATTACAAAAGATAAAGAAAAAGAAGTCCTTGAAGTGTAA